A genomic window from Purpureocillium takamizusanense chromosome 2, complete sequence includes:
- the YPT31 gene encoding Rab GTPase ypt31 (EggNog:ENOG503NV4U~antiSMASH:Cluster_2.6~BUSCO:EOG09264HHW~COG:U) gives MANDEYDFLFKVVLIGDSGVGKSNLLSRFTRNEFNLDSKSTIGVEFATRSIQVDSKTIKAQIWDTAGQERYRAITSAYYRGAVGALLVYDISKHQTYENVTRWLKELRDNADANIVIMLVGNKSDLRHLRAVPTEEAKSFASENHLSFIETSALDASNVELAFQNILTEIYRIVSSKALDSGDGAQATISAGTNISLSKPADDEASKGGKCC, from the exons atggccaacgaCGAATATGAT TTCCTCTTCAAAG TCGTCTTGATCGGCGACTCTGGAGTTGGCAAGTCGAACCTTCTCAGCCGATTCACGCGAAACGAGTTCAACCTTGATTCCAAGTCTACCATTGGCGTCGAGTTCGCCACCAGGTCGATCCAGGTCGACTCCAAGACTATCAAGGCGCAGATCTGGGATACCGCTGGACAGGAGCGATACCGAGCCATCACCTCCGCCTACTACCGTGGcgctgtcggcgccctcctcgtctaCGATATTAGCAAGCACCAGACATACGAGAACGTGACGCGATGGCTAAAGGAGCTTCGCGACAACGCCGATGCCAACATTGTCATTATGCTGGTCGGAAACAAGAGCGATTTGAGGCATTTACGGGCCGTTCCCACCGAAGAAGCCAAGTCCTTTGCCA GCGAGAACCACTTGTCCTTTATCGAGACATCTGCTCTGGACGCGAGCAACGTTGAGCTAGCATTTCAAAATATCTTGACCG AGATCTACCGAATCGTGTCCAGCAAGGCcctcgacagcggcgacggcgctcaGGCAACCATCAGCGCCGGCACCAACATCTCCCTGAGCAAGCCCGCAGATGACGAGGCGTCCAAGGGCGGCAAATGCTGT